A window of Streptomyces armeniacus contains these coding sequences:
- the recA gene encoding recombinase RecA, whose amino-acid sequence MAGTDREKALDAALAQIERQFGKGAVMRLGERPNEPIEVIPTGSTALDVALGVGGLPRGRVVEVYGPESSGKTTLTLHAVANAQRAGGTVAFVDAEHALDPEYAKNLGVDVDSLILSQPDNGEQALEIVDMLIRSGALDLIVIDSVAALVPRAEIEGEMGDSHVGLQARLMSQALRKIAGALSHSKTTAVFINQLREKVGVMFGSPETTTGGKALKFYASVRLDIRRIETLKDGTDAVGNRTRVKVVKNKVAPPFKQAEFDILYGQGISREGGLIDMGVEHGFIRKSGAWYTYEGDQLGQGKENSRNFLRDNPDLANEIEKKIKEKLGIGAKPEEPAAEPGADAAGAAAAPVEGAGGAGAATGAKAEPATAAKGKSKAAAAKS is encoded by the coding sequence ATGGCAGGAACCGACCGCGAGAAGGCGCTGGACGCCGCGCTCGCACAGATTGAACGGCAATTCGGCAAGGGCGCCGTGATGCGCCTGGGCGAGCGGCCGAACGAGCCCATCGAGGTGATCCCCACCGGCTCGACCGCACTGGACGTGGCACTCGGCGTCGGCGGCCTCCCGCGCGGGCGGGTGGTGGAGGTATACGGACCGGAGTCCTCCGGCAAGACGACCCTCACGCTGCACGCGGTGGCGAACGCCCAACGGGCGGGCGGGACCGTCGCCTTCGTGGACGCGGAGCACGCCCTCGATCCGGAATACGCCAAGAACCTCGGCGTGGACGTGGACTCGCTGATCCTCTCCCAGCCGGACAACGGCGAGCAGGCGCTCGAGATCGTCGACATGCTGATCCGGTCCGGCGCCCTGGACCTGATCGTCATCGACTCCGTCGCCGCGCTCGTGCCCCGCGCGGAGATCGAGGGCGAGATGGGCGACTCGCACGTCGGCCTCCAGGCCCGGCTGATGAGCCAGGCCCTGCGGAAGATCGCCGGTGCGCTCAGCCACTCCAAGACCACCGCGGTGTTCATCAACCAGCTCCGCGAGAAGGTCGGCGTGATGTTCGGCTCGCCGGAGACCACGACGGGCGGCAAGGCGCTGAAGTTCTACGCCTCGGTGCGCCTCGACATCAGGCGGATCGAGACCCTCAAGGACGGCACGGACGCGGTCGGCAACCGCACCCGGGTCAAGGTCGTGAAGAACAAGGTGGCCCCGCCCTTCAAGCAGGCCGAGTTCGACATCCTCTACGGCCAGGGCATCAGCCGCGAGGGCGGCCTGATCGACATGGGCGTCGAGCACGGCTTCATCCGCAAGTCCGGCGCCTGGTACACGTACGAGGGTGACCAGCTGGGCCAGGGCAAGGAGAACTCCCGCAACTTCCTCCGCGACAATCCCGATCTCGCCAACGAGATCGAGAAGAAGATCAAGGAGAAGCTGGGCATCGGCGCGAAGCCGGAGGAGCCGGCGGCGGAGCCCGGCGCGGACGCGGCCGGTGCGGCCGCGGCACCTGTCGAAGGGGCCGGCGGGGCCGGCGCGGCGACGGGCGCCAAGGCGGAGCCCGCCACGGCAGCCAAGGGGAAGTCCAAGGCCGCCGCGGCCAAGAGCTAG
- the recX gene encoding recombination regulator RecX: MTRRSDWPDPDPGPGGGPDTDTASGRGRRNGGGPASSRAEAGPPRTPKDPAERARAICLRLLTGAPRTRGQLAAALGKRDIPPEAAEEVLDRFEEAGLIDDAAFADAWVESRHHSRGLARHALARELRTRGVDATVIDEAVGQLQPEQEAETARALVDRKLRATRGLDRDKRVRRLASMLARKGYSEGVALRVVRQALEEEGEDPEVLEQHLPDV; the protein is encoded by the coding sequence GTGACACGGCGCAGCGACTGGCCGGACCCGGACCCCGGGCCGGGCGGGGGCCCGGACACGGACACGGCGTCCGGGAGGGGGAGAAGAAACGGCGGTGGTCCCGCCTCGTCGAGGGCCGAGGCGGGACCACCGCGTACACCGAAGGACCCGGCGGAGCGGGCGCGGGCGATCTGTCTGCGGCTGCTGACGGGGGCCCCGCGCACCCGTGGCCAGCTGGCGGCCGCGCTCGGCAAGCGGGACATCCCGCCGGAGGCGGCCGAGGAGGTGCTGGACCGGTTCGAGGAAGCCGGGCTGATCGACGACGCCGCCTTCGCCGACGCCTGGGTGGAGTCCCGGCACCACAGCCGGGGGCTCGCCCGCCACGCGCTCGCCCGCGAGCTGCGTACGAGAGGCGTCGACGCCACGGTCATCGACGAGGCCGTCGGGCAGCTCCAGCCCGAGCAGGAGGCGGAGACCGCGCGCGCACTGGTCGACCGCAAGCTGCGTGCCACACGCGGCCTCGACCGGGACAAGCGGGTCCGCCGCCTCGCCTCGATGCTGGCCCGCAAGGGTTACTCGGAAGGGGTCGCCCTGCGCGTGGTCCGGCAGGCGCTGGAGGAGGAAGGGGAAGACCCGGAGGTGCTGGAGCAGCACCTCCCCGATGTCTGA
- a CDS encoding recombinase family protein — protein sequence MSTEDQQDPEASRLWQRGRAEALIAARGGEIVAEYFDVGESRALPWKRRPRASALLAHLADRDREFDALVIGEPQRAFYGNQFGDTFPLFVHYNVPLWVPEVGGAIDGDNEAHDLIMSVFGGMSKGERNRIKVRVHAAMSSQTLMEGRFLGGRPPYGYRLRDLGPHPNPGKAAEGRRLHGLEPDPDTAPVVVRIFNEFLCGYGIYAIAEGLTRDSIPSPSAHDPRRNPHRDTRAWAKSAVRAILDNPRYTGRQVWNRQKKHESLLDITDVSLGYTTKMRWNTQDKWIVSKGIVHTPLIEDEMFARVQDIFRGKARTGPAHGVQRTRRPYLLRGALICGVCERKMQGHWSHEQAYYRCRFPNEYGLANRVQHPRNLYVREAWVTRPLDDWLAKVFLPHRIDKTVDLMTATAPDAGRLDVTECAQARAEIAQCDAKLATHRSALEAGADPGLITRWVAETQAVRAQAETKLRPPRSGTDTGISREQVADLIRAAGDLTQVIHQAAPADKAEIYQKLGLRIRYVPAQQKVLVEAHLNQHIPDTRGAPVGVRGGT from the coding sequence GTGTCCACCGAAGATCAACAAGACCCGGAAGCCTCCCGCCTCTGGCAGCGCGGGCGTGCCGAAGCTCTGATCGCGGCAAGAGGTGGCGAGATCGTCGCCGAGTACTTCGACGTGGGAGAGTCACGGGCTCTGCCCTGGAAACGCCGCCCGCGTGCCAGCGCGCTGCTGGCCCACCTGGCGGACAGGGATCGCGAGTTTGACGCTCTCGTCATCGGTGAGCCACAACGCGCCTTCTACGGCAACCAGTTCGGCGACACCTTTCCGCTCTTCGTGCATTACAACGTGCCGCTCTGGGTGCCCGAGGTCGGCGGCGCCATCGACGGCGACAACGAGGCCCACGACTTGATCATGTCCGTGTTCGGCGGCATGTCCAAGGGAGAACGCAACCGCATCAAGGTCCGCGTGCACGCTGCCATGTCCTCGCAGACCCTCATGGAAGGCCGCTTCCTCGGCGGCCGACCGCCCTACGGCTACCGGCTCCGCGACCTGGGGCCCCACCCGAATCCGGGCAAGGCCGCCGAGGGCAGGCGACTCCACGGACTGGAACCCGACCCGGACACCGCACCCGTGGTCGTCCGGATCTTCAACGAGTTCCTGTGCGGGTACGGGATCTATGCCATCGCGGAGGGACTCACCCGCGACAGCATCCCCAGCCCTTCCGCCCACGACCCCCGCCGCAACCCCCACCGTGACACCCGGGCCTGGGCCAAGAGCGCCGTGCGCGCCATCCTCGACAACCCGCGCTACACCGGTCGCCAAGTATGGAACCGGCAGAAGAAGCACGAGTCGCTGCTCGACATCACCGACGTCAGCCTCGGCTACACCACCAAGATGCGCTGGAACACCCAGGACAAGTGGATCGTCTCCAAGGGGATCGTCCATACACCCCTCATCGAAGATGAGATGTTCGCCCGCGTCCAGGACATCTTCCGCGGGAAGGCACGGACAGGCCCGGCTCACGGTGTGCAACGCACCCGCCGTCCGTACCTACTGCGAGGGGCCCTCATCTGTGGCGTGTGCGAGCGGAAGATGCAGGGCCACTGGTCTCATGAGCAGGCGTACTACCGCTGCCGCTTTCCCAATGAATACGGGCTCGCGAACCGCGTCCAACACCCTCGCAACCTCTACGTACGCGAAGCATGGGTGACCCGGCCACTCGACGACTGGCTCGCGAAAGTGTTCCTGCCGCACCGCATCGACAAGACCGTCGACCTCATGACGGCAACCGCTCCCGACGCGGGCCGTCTCGATGTCACCGAATGCGCTCAGGCACGGGCCGAGATCGCACAGTGTGACGCCAAGCTCGCCACGCACCGCTCCGCCCTCGAAGCCGGTGCCGACCCCGGTCTGATCACCCGCTGGGTCGCCGAGACCCAGGCCGTACGGGCCCAGGCCGAGACGAAACTACGCCCTCCCCGTTCGGGCACGGACACCGGAATCTCGCGTGAACAGGTCGCAGACCTCATTCGTGCAGCGGGCGACCTCACTCAGGTGATCCACCAAGCCGCCCCGGCCGACAAAGCCGAGATCTATCAGAAGCTCGGTCTCCGCATCCGCTACGTGCCCGCACAACAAAAAGTGCTGGTTGAAGCGCACCTCAACCAGCACATTCCCGATACCCGTGGGGCACCAGTCGGTGTCCGAGGGGGGACTTGA